One window from the genome of Nicotiana tomentosiformis chromosome 5, ASM39032v3, whole genome shotgun sequence encodes:
- the LOC104087497 gene encoding uncharacterized protein isoform X2, which yields MKKSVPLHQICKGKSIVEPSNNNNNNYTEQMDVDHISNGEEATQKFTLFNQLSNGEEAKKKSVPPYQICKGKNIMEPSNNNTQMDADQASSDFWVLLTVEFSNCWLELDSRCVCYWLKGVYLSLIHLKC from the exons ATGAAGAAATCAGTACCTCTCCATCAAATTTGCAAAG GGAAGAGCATTGTGGAGCcgtcaaataataataataataattatacagaGCAGATGGATGTTGATCAT ATTAGCAACGGAGAAGAAGCAACCCAAAAGTTCACTCTTTTCAATCAGCTTAGCAATGGAGAAGAAGCGAAGAAGAAATCAGTAcctccttatcaaatatgcaaag GGAAGAACATTATGGAGCCGTCAAATAATAATACGCAGATGGATGCTGATCAGGCGAGTTCTGATTTCTGGGTGTTACTTACAGTTGAGTTTTCTAATTGTTGGTTGGAATTAGATTCTAGGTGTGTTTGCTATTGGCTAAAAGGTGTATACCTGTCTTTAATTCACTTAAAATGTTGA
- the LOC104087497 gene encoding uncharacterized protein isoform X1 yields MVKEIPLCRRTNIRSLARAMDMSTSTIFRRIKEGAIRPHTNAIKPHLTEENKKARLQFCLSMIESGKIGIFPFVFKEPAKRNSKNRVAGTLETKPILSVTKDVTRTCLIEKILPAIRSKWPLSQSNAPIFIQQDNARPHLSVNGLQFTEAARQDGFDIRFCFQPPNSLDLNVLDLGFFRAIQSLQHQMAPKTIDELVNAVEKSFNDIKVERLNHVFLTLQSCMVEVMKDKGGNNYKVPHMKKDMLERHGTLPTQVCCDIGIINETLALL; encoded by the exons ATGGTAAAAGAAATTCCTCTTTGTCGCCGAACAAATATTCGATCTTTGGCACGTGCTATGGATATGTCAACGTCAACTATTTTTCGACGCATCAAAGAAGGAGCTATAAGGCCACATACCAATGCCATAAAGCCTCATTTGACGGAGGAAAATAAGAAGGCAAGACTTCAATTTTGTCTATCAATGATTGAGTCTG GAAAAATAGGAATATTTCCTTTTGTGTTCAAGGAACCCGCCAAAAGGAATAGCAAAAACAGAGTAGCTGGAACTTTAGAAACAAAGCCTATTTTATCAGTCACTAAAGATGTCACTAGGACTtgtttaattgaaaaaattcttCCGGCGATTCGATCAAAATGGCCACTTTCGCAGTCAAATGCTCCTATTTTTATCCAACAAGATAATGCGAGACCTCACCTTAGTGTTAATGGCTTGCAATTTACCGAAGCTGCTCGGCAAGATGGATTTGATATTAGGTTTTGCTTTCAACCTCCTAACAGTCTAGATTTAAATGTTTTGGACCTCGGATTCTTCAGAGCTATTCAATCTCTTCAACATCAAATGGCTCCTAAAACTATTGACGAGTTAGTAAATGCAGTCGAGAAATCGTTTAATGACATAAAAGTTGAACGACTGAATCACGTGTTTCTGACTCTACAATCTTGCATGGTTGAAGTGATGAAAGATAAAGGTGGAAACAATTACAAAGTGCCACATATGAAAAAAGACATGCTAGAACGACATGGAACTCTTCCTACTCAAGTTTGTTGCGACATTGGTATTATTAATGAAACTCTAGCTCTGCTTTAA
- the LOC104105007 gene encoding trihelix transcription factor GT-2, with product MELLTDGDGHRSNEVTTFPNNSLTPFPVSTNAVYSHPASVIPPPPEIDHLPVSPARKLRPVRCGNGRSYVDMVDSSCDMDETLMNCSSDLGGFFNQFSAQNANTVIPRECVFEFSAVQQMKSVFDADCFNLISQARILEAEFSSSSDDSESSEAIEERLNRKRKRERRKSLKLYLEDMVRRLMDKQEQMHKQLIEMIEKKEQERIIREEGWKQQEIERAKRDEEVRAEETSRNLALISFLENLLDDEFQIPKSSEMSSRVKDEGEVHGHEADVRSDPCNRRWPKSEVQDLVSIRIALDHKFLKGAKGSVWEEVADGLAKKGYIRTPKKCKEKWENINKYYKRTIDSGKACLRNYRSCPYFRELDILYKSHLLTQGTGDCVKSETESKMVEE from the exons ATGGAACTCCTCACTGACGGCGACGGTCACCGGTCAAACGAGGTCACTACTTTCCCCAACAACAGCCTTACTCCTTTTCCAGTATCCACTAACGCCGTTTATTCTCATCCAGCCTCCGTTATTCCTCCTCCACCGGAAATCGACCACCTTCCGGTTTCCCCTGCCCGTAAGCTCCGTCCGGTACGGTGCGGAAACGGCCGTAGCTATGTCGATATGGTGGACTCCAGCTGTGACATGGACGAGACTCTGATGAACTGCAGCAGTGATTTAGGAGGGTTTTTTAATCAGTTCTCTGCTCAAAATGCAAATACAGTCATACCGAGAGAGTGTGTCTTTGAATTCTCGGCAGTTCAGCAAATGAAGTCGGTGTTTGATGCTGATTGCTTCAACTTGATCTCCCAAGCTCGTATTTTGGAGGCTGAATTTag CTCATCTTCAGATGACAGCGAATCATCGGAGGCAATTGAAGAACGATTAAATAGGAAGAGGAAGAGGGAAAGACGGAAGAGTCTTAAATTATATCTTGAAGACATGGTAAGGAGGCTGATGGACAAGCAAGAGCAGATGCACAAACAATTAATAGAGATGATAGAGAAGAAGGAACAGGAGAGAATCATACGGGAagaaggttggaagcagcaagaGATAGAAAGGGCAAAGCGGGATGAGGAGGTTAGAGCTGAAGAGACATCTAGAAACTTGGCCCTTATTTCTTTCCTCGAGAATCTGTTGGATGATGAGTTCCAGATTCCAAAATCATCAGAAATGTCAAGCCGAGTTAAAGATGAAGGTGAAGTTCATGGTCATGAAGCTGATGTTAGATCTGATCCCTGTAATAGGAGATGGCCAAAATCTGAAGTGCAAGACCTTGTATCAATTCGAATTGCTTTAGATCACAAGTTTCTTAAAGGGGCTAAAGGATCTGTGTGGGAAGAGGTAGCCGATGGATTGGCAAAGAAAGGTTACATCCGGACTCCGAAAAAGTGTAAAGAAAAATGGGAGAACATTAACAAGTACTATAAAAGGACAATTGACAGTGGGAAGGCATGTCTAAGAAACTACAGATCATGCCCCTATTTCCGCGAATTGGACATTCTTTATAAGAGCCACCTACTTACCCAAGGTACGGGAGATTGTGTGAAGAGTGAGACAGAAAGCAAAATGGTGGAAGAGTAA
- the LOC104087497 gene encoding uncharacterized protein isoform X3, producing the protein MKKSVPLHQICKGKSIVEPSNNNNNNYTEQMDVDHISNGEEATQKFTLFNQLSNGEEAKKKSVPPYQICKGKNIMEPSNNNTQMDADQASSDFWVLLTAELGENKFMSTLIW; encoded by the exons ATGAAGAAATCAGTACCTCTCCATCAAATTTGCAAAG GGAAGAGCATTGTGGAGCcgtcaaataataataataataattatacagaGCAGATGGATGTTGATCAT ATTAGCAACGGAGAAGAAGCAACCCAAAAGTTCACTCTTTTCAATCAGCTTAGCAATGGAGAAGAAGCGAAGAAGAAATCAGTAcctccttatcaaatatgcaaag GGAAGAACATTATGGAGCCGTCAAATAATAATACGCAGATGGATGCTGATCAGGCGAGTTCTGATTTCTGGGTGTTACTTACA GCAGAGTTGGGAGAAAACAAATTCATGTCGACATTAATATGGTAA